In the Daphnia magna isolate NIES unplaced genomic scaffold, ASM2063170v1.1 Dm_contigs165, whole genome shotgun sequence genome, one interval contains:
- the LOC116928926 gene encoding LOW QUALITY PROTEIN: phosrestin-2 (The sequence of the model RefSeq protein was modified relative to this genomic sequence to represent the inferred CDS: inserted 1 base in 1 codon): MSSSAADSVFTKMTPNGKITLFIPQREFVDYLSWIQPIDAAIVVDREYVHPERSIAVQLVSTVRYGREDDEVMGLNLSKEICLANVIVNKVPIPEHLTEMQANLLRIYGDTCYPFHFEWPSGIGPSLTIQQPSAMKGEPCGIKHFIEVFCLYRGSCQPHKRSTIQFDVDLIQRHGSAEKSAVWIPPAVTVSRPLLLALGRVDMEVCLEKTSVVDGEPLIINISITNQSNKNIRGMKITLTQFYKLSFSEGKRKVPVNRMETHTGFPIAPGGTLNQTVMLVPRATTGTKQEGLAVRRCVSSNVSQLAPSTXFADPSHSDIFGFIISYRVHVKLKVSQTPLKATVMAEVPVFIVAKRDSEHFSHQPSGIEKCPGDSSINFRNRSTAFSK; the protein is encoded by the exons ATGTCGTCATCTGCTGCCGATTCTGTTTTTACCAAAATGACACCAAACGGGAAG ATTACACTGTTCATACCACAAAGGGAATTCGTTGATTATCTTTCATGGATTCAACCAATAG ATGCAGCAATAGTGGTAGATCGTGAATATGTTCACCCGGAACGTTCAATTGCTGTGCAGTTAGTTAGCACGGTACGTTATGGACGCGAAGATGACGAAGTGATGGGCTTAAACCTGTCAAAAGAAATATGCCTGGCCAACGTGATTGTAAACAAAGTGCCCATACCAGAGCATCTAACAGAGATGCAG GCAAATCTTCTACGGATTTATGGAGACACTTGCTATCCCTTCCATTTCGAATGGCCTTCAGGTATTGGGCCGAGTTTAACTATTCAGCAGCCATCGGCGATGAAAGGAGAACCCTGTGGAATAAAGCATTTCATCGAAGTCTTTTGTCTCTACAGAGGCAGTTGCCAACCTCACAAACG GAGCACTATCCAGTTTGATGTGGATTTGATTCAGAGGCACGGATCGGCTGAGAAATCGGCTGTTTGGATACCACCAGCAGTTACAGTCAGTCGTCCTCTATTGCTCGCTCTCGGTCGTGTGGATATGGAAGTTTGCTTAGAAAAGACATCCGTCGTCGATGGCGAACCCCTTATCATCAATATTTCTATTACCAATCAGTCCAACAAAAACATCAGAGGCATGAAA ATCACATTGACTCAATTTTACAAGCTCTCTTTTTCCGAGGGCAAACGCAAAGTGCCGGTCAATCGCATGGAAACTCATACCGGCTTTCCCATTGCACCCGGAGGAACCCTTAATCAG ACTGTTATGCTTGTTCCGCGTGCCACTACGGGTACTAAACAAGAGGGGTTAGCTGTTCGGCGGTGTGTAAGTTCAAACGTCTCCCAGTTAGCACCGAGTA CTTTTGCCGATCCCAGTCATTCTGATATTTTTGGTTTCATCATCTCTTACCGAGTTCATGTTAAGCTTAAAGTATCCCAGACACCGCTGAAGGCCACCGTAATGGCTGAGGTGCCTGTCTTCATTGTTGCTAAACGTGATAGCGAACATTTCTCACATCAGCCGAGTGGAATAGAGAAATGCCCTGGCGATTCTTCAATAAATTTTCGGAATCGAAG TACCGCATTTTCCAAATAA
- the LOC116928930 gene encoding LOW QUALITY PROTEIN: glutathione peroxidase 7 (The sequence of the model RefSeq protein was modified relative to this genomic sequence to represent the inferred CDS: deleted 1 base in 1 codon) gives MICCHVLIFFFATLAISKSDDLPDFYTFTVQDIEGEEVSLEEYRGKVSLVVNVASLCGYTDSSYRALKRLQDILSYNQKFNVLAFPCNQFGEQEPHEDEVILNFAKTNYAVEFPMFSKIDVIGENAHPAFKNLINQSSVHPDWNFYKYLVDHNGRVLKAWSTKTTVEEIFDSCKAALDSIPEASVPTDQGESSDVPLSQADVVSKDEL, from the exons ATGATTTGCTGTCACGtgctaatatttttttttgccactcTTGCAATCTCTAAAAGTGATGATCTTCCAGATTTTTACACGTTTACCGTTCAGGATATAGAAGGCGAAGAAGTGTCATTGGAGGAATATCGAGGAAAG GTTTCTTTGGTAGTCAATGTTGCTAGTCTGTGTGGATACACCGATTCCAGCTACAGAGCATTG AAGCGACTCCAAGACATTCTTAGCTACAACCAAAAATTCAATGTCCTTGCATTTCCTTGTAATCAGTTTGGAGAACAAGAACCTCACGAAGATgaagtaattttaaattttgcaaaaacTAACTATGCTGTTGAGTTTCCGATGTTCTCCAAAATCGATGTCATTGGAGAAAATGCTCATCCTGCTTTCAAGAATCTCATAA atCAGTCATCTGTTCACCCTGATTGGAACTTTTATAAATATTTGGTTGATCATAATGGAAGAGTGTTGAAGGCATGGAGTACTAAAACAACCGTTGAAGAAATTTTTGATAG TTGTAAGGCAGCTCTTGATTCTATTCCTGAAGCATCTGTTCCAACAGATCAAGGCGAGTCTTCCGATGTGCCGTTGTCACAGGCCGATGTTGTCTCTAAAGATGAACTGTAA
- the LOC116928929 gene encoding inactive selenide, water dikinase-like protein: MESSSVTQEALAAVQAVQLELTGENATSLSLRRPFDPVAHDLDASFRLTRYADLKGUGCKCSQDVLGKLLLSAGLQDDDANIQDHEQSQYLHFPYTRIGVGMDASVTPLRHGGLSLVQTTDFFYPLVDDPYMQGKIAAANVLSDLYAMGVTECDNMLMLVGISTKMTEKERDIVMPLIMRGFKDCALEAGTNVTGGQTVMNPWCTIGGVASSVCQTSELIMPDNAVVGDVLVLTKPLGTQVAVNAHQWLDLQDRWNRIKLVVSEDDVRKAYLRSIDSMARLNRTAARLMHKYNAHAATDVTGFGLLGHAQNLAAHQKNEVSFVIHNLPVIAKMAAVAKACGNMFQLLQGLSAETSGGMLICLPREQAAAYCKDIEKTEGYQAWIIGIVEKGNRTARIIDKPRVIEVPAKEKEGELW, from the exons ATGGAATCATCGAGCGTGACACAGGAAGCCTTAGCTGCAGTTCAAGCCGTTCAGTTGGAATTGACGGGAGAAAATGCAACAAGCCTGTCATTGAGGAGACCGTTTGATCCTGTTGCTCATGATCTGGATGCATCCTTCCGATTGACCCGATATGCAGACTTAAAAGGATGAGGGTGTAAGTGTTCCCAAGATGTTCTTGGGAAACTACTATTGTCTGCAGGGCTTCAGGATGATGATGCTAACATCCAAGATCATGAGCAAAGCCAATATCTTCATTTTCCCTACACAAGAATCG GTGTTGGTATGGATGCTTCTGTTACACCACTTCGCCACGGAGGCCTTTCTCTTGTCCAAACAACCGATTTTTTCTACCCCTTAGTTGATGACCCTTATATGCAAG GGAAGATAGCTGCTGCCAATGTATTGAGTGATTTATATGCCATGGGTGTGACAGAGTGTGATAACATGCTTATGTTGGTTGGAATTTCAACCAAGATGACGGAAAAGGAGCGAGATATTGTAATGCCACTCATAATGCGTGGTTTTAAG GACTGTGCCTTGGAGGCTGGTACAAATGTAACAGGTGGCCAAACAGTTATGAACCCATGGTGTACCATTGGAGGAGTAGCATCTTCTGTGTGCCAAACTTCAGAACTTATAAT GCCAGACAATGCTGTTGTAGGAGATGTGCTGGTTCTAACAAAGCCATTGGGCACGCAAGTAGCTGTCAATGCGCACCAGTGGTTAGATTTGCAAGATCGTTGGAACAGGATTAAATTGGTTGTGTCGGAAGATGACGTACGCAAAGCTTACCTCCGTTCGATTGATTCCATGGCAAGATTGAATAGAACTG CTGCTCGTTTGATGCACAAATATAACGCTCATGCGGCTACGGATGTGACTGGATTTGGACTTTTAGGTCATGCACAGAACCTTGCTGCCCACCAAAAGAATGAAGTTTCGTTTGTTATACATAATTTACCCGTAATAGCAAAAATGGCTGCTGTTGCCAAGGCATGTGGTAATATGTTCCAGCTGCTTCAAGGTCTTTCTGCCGAAACCTCAG GTGGTATGCTCATTTGTCTTCCTCGTGAACAAGCTGCAGCATATTGCAAAGACATTGAAAAAACAGAAGGATACCAAGCCTGGATTATTGGCATCGTTGAAAAGGGGAATCGCACTGCACGAATTATAGACAAACCGCGAGTCATCGAAGttccagcaaaagaaaaagaaggtgaACTTTGGTAA